TGGTCGACCTGCAGCAGCGCCAGGCCGCCCAGACACAGCAGTTCGACCGCGTCGGCGATCTGATCAAGACCTGTCGCGGCATCGCACAGAAGCGCCTTGCGCTGCTGGTCGGCGCATTGTTCGACAGTGTCGACGACACCCTGTTCGATCTGGCTGAAAAGGCCGAAAACAACACCATCCAGACGCGCTATTTCGATGGCATGCGCGAGGTGCGCAAGAAGCGCCAGCTGGTCGAACGCCTGTTCCAGGAGCAACTGACCCGCGAGTTCGGCAACCTGGGTTCGGGCGCGCGCCCGAGCGAAAGCGCTCCCGCCCCGGCCGCGCCCTCAGGGCTGGCCCTGCTGGAGGACAAGGAACTCGAAGAATCGCTGGCGGTGTCGGCGATGGTGGGCAAGGCGAACAATCGCCTCGCGCAGCAGCTCTACGCCCTGGAACAGCGGATGTCGGTGCTCGCTGGCGGCAACAAGGTGGACGAAAGCAACAACCCACTGTCGCCGCGCTGCCTGTGCGTGACTTTCCAGTCCACTCAGGGCGAGCTGGATGTCGACCTCAACGTCAAGCTGCTGATCCTCAAGTTGTTCGACAAGCATGTCATGGGCAACCTTGACGTGCTCTACGACGAAATCAATCAGCTGCTGATTCACGCGGGTGTGCTGCCGCAGCTCAAGTTCCCCCTGCAATCATCGGCGCCGCGACGCGCACCGGTGCCGCAGGGCATGGCTGCACCCGCGGACTTGCCGGTGGCCGCCGCCGGCGATGAGCCAGCGCCCGCCCAGAACGTGTACTCGGCTGCAGCCTATGCCGAGGCGGAGCTGCAGATCGAGCTCTACAACACGGTGCGTTCGCTGCTGGCCTCGCGCCGGGCGATCACCCCGGGCATGCCGGGAGCGACAGGACCGGCGACCGGCGGACAACCCTTCGCAACCCACGATCTGGTCAGCGCGCTCAGCATCCTGCAAAGCCAGGCGATGGCCTTCCCGTCCCAGCACCACCTGGGTCCGATGATGTCGGTGCTCCCGACGGCACAGATCAAGGAGGATCTGGTCGGCCACCTCAAGCGGCTCAACAGCGGGAGCGAGAAGCATCGTGTTGCCGAGGTGGACGAGGACACCATCGACCTCGTCAGCATGTTGTTCGAATTCATCCTGCAGGATCGCAATCTGCCGGCCGAGATCCAGGCCCTGCTGGCGCGCCTGCAGATTCCGTATCTGAAATGCGCAATCCTCGACAAGGCGCTATTCGCGCGCAAGGAACATCCCGCGCGCCAGTTACTCGACGAGTTGGCGCAGTCAGGCCTGGCCTGGAGCGAGGAAAGCGACAAGGACGGCCGCTTCTACGAAAAGGTCAAGAGTGTCGTCGAGCAGTTGCTGAAGGACTTCAGCGACGATGTACAGATCTTCGATCGCCTGCTGAAGGACTTCCGCGAGTTCATCAGCTCTTCGCGCAAGCGCGCGGAGGTGGCCGAACTGCGTGCAGCCGAGGCTGCGCGCGGCCGCGAACGCCTGCAAGGCGCGCGCAAGACCGCCGCACGCGAGATCCTGTCGCGCATCGAGGGCCGTCGATTGCCCGAAGTGATCCGCCACATCCTGACCCGGCCCTGGGCCAATGTGCTGGTCCTGACCATCCTGCGCCAGGGCGAAGGTTCGCACCCCTGGAAGACCTCGCTGCGCGTAGCCGACGAACTCGTCTGGGCGGCGCAGGACAAGTCCAGTGACGCGGATCGCGGCCGGCTGCGCGCCTTGGTGCCGGAGCTGGAAAAGGCTCTGCGGCAGGGTCTGGCGATGGTGGCCTACCACGACAACGATGTGCGCCAACTGCTTGGCGACCTCAACGCCTTCTTTGCGCTCCAGCTGGATCCGGACAGCCAACGCCCGGGCGACGCAGCCGACTTGGCTGACGCGGCACCGCCGGGTGGATCGGGGGGTGAGCTTGCCCGTGGACCCGGCGATCCAGCAACCGGCGTGGAAGAGAACTTCGTCGACGAACTGGCGCGCCAGCCGGAGAGCAGCGAGGCAGTCGTCGATCCGGAATCGGAAATCAAGGATCAGTTCTACGAGCTGGCGCGCTCGATCAAGGTCGGAACCTGGATTGAGTTCCGTCATGCCGAAGGGCGCGGCGAACGCGCCAAGCTGTCGTGGATCAGCCCGATCAGCAACAAGTACCTGTTCGTCAACCGCAAGGGCCTGAAGGTCGCGGACAAGACCCTGTGGGCCCTCGCATCCGAGTTGCGCCATGGCCAGGCGATGCTGCTCGACGACGTGCCCCTGTTCGACCGCGCACTGGATGCGATTGTCGAACGCCTGAAGACCTCGGTCAGCCAGGGCCCAGACGGCGCAGCCTTGCCGGAGTCGACCTGATCGACATGGGCGATGCGCAACTGCCGCGGCGGCCGCTGACCGTCGGTGCACCGGCGGCGGATAT
The Rhodanobacteraceae bacterium genome window above contains:
- a CDS encoding DUF1631 domain-containing protein, which codes for MHVTNGTDNKVVDLQQRQAAQTQQFDRVGDLIKTCRGIAQKRLALLVGALFDSVDDTLFDLAEKAENNTIQTRYFDGMREVRKKRQLVERLFQEQLTREFGNLGSGARPSESAPAPAAPSGLALLEDKELEESLAVSAMVGKANNRLAQQLYALEQRMSVLAGGNKVDESNNPLSPRCLCVTFQSTQGELDVDLNVKLLILKLFDKHVMGNLDVLYDEINQLLIHAGVLPQLKFPLQSSAPRRAPVPQGMAAPADLPVAAAGDEPAPAQNVYSAAAYAEAELQIELYNTVRSLLASRRAITPGMPGATGPATGGQPFATHDLVSALSILQSQAMAFPSQHHLGPMMSVLPTAQIKEDLVGHLKRLNSGSEKHRVAEVDEDTIDLVSMLFEFILQDRNLPAEIQALLARLQIPYLKCAILDKALFARKEHPARQLLDELAQSGLAWSEESDKDGRFYEKVKSVVEQLLKDFSDDVQIFDRLLKDFREFISSSRKRAEVAELRAAEAARGRERLQGARKTAAREILSRIEGRRLPEVIRHILTRPWANVLVLTILRQGEGSHPWKTSLRVADELVWAAQDKSSDADRGRLRALVPELEKALRQGLAMVAYHDNDVRQLLGDLNAFFALQLDPDSQRPGDAADLADAAPPGGSGGELARGPGDPATGVEENFVDELARQPESSEAVVDPESEIKDQFYELARSIKVGTWIEFRHAEGRGERAKLSWISPISNKYLFVNRKGLKVADKTLWALASELRHGQAMLLDDVPLFDRALDAIVERLKTSVSQGPDGAALPEST